The following proteins are co-located in the Paenibacillus sp. JNUCC32 genome:
- a CDS encoding superoxide dismutase family protein translates to MKKLTNKLKYMAGAFLAGALLIIGIMFAAANPEGTLDTIQHTMSKISHFVNGKDNATADGPFTEQETATLDPKIPTDSSDSPARMVSDPVNQPVYWGEASRKESLGQPVVKLYNAAGEPVGSATLEQIHDGVKVKITASGLTPGKHGFHVHENAIQGTDFKSAGGHFNPTHKHHGLENPQGSHVGDMPNLVVGADGTVEAETIIQHGTLEKNQPNSVLGRSLIIHAGEDDNVTDPAGNSGDRVAGGNIPE, encoded by the coding sequence GTGAAAAAGTTGACCAACAAGTTAAAATATATGGCTGGAGCGTTTCTTGCCGGAGCCCTGCTGATTATAGGGATTATGTTCGCTGCTGCGAATCCAGAAGGCACCTTAGATACGATTCAACACACGATGTCTAAAATAAGCCACTTCGTTAACGGCAAGGACAACGCCACCGCCGACGGTCCATTTACGGAACAAGAGACGGCGACCTTGGATCCTAAGATTCCTACCGACAGCAGCGATTCGCCAGCTCGCATGGTTTCAGATCCGGTTAACCAACCCGTGTACTGGGGCGAGGCTTCCAGGAAAGAATCCCTGGGGCAGCCTGTAGTCAAGCTGTACAATGCGGCGGGCGAGCCAGTTGGTTCCGCTACCTTGGAGCAGATCCATGACGGGGTGAAGGTGAAGATTACCGCATCCGGCCTCACTCCAGGCAAGCATGGGTTCCATGTGCATGAGAATGCGATACAGGGAACGGATTTTAAATCTGCCGGAGGGCATTTTAATCCGACCCACAAGCATCATGGCCTGGAGAATCCGCAAGGAAGCCATGTCGGCGACATGCCGAACCTGGTCGTGGGCGCGGACGGCACCGTGGAAGCGGAGACGATCATTCAGCATGGCACGCTGGAAAAGAACCAGCCGAACTCGGTGCTGGGGCGCTCGTTGATCATACATGCCGGCGAAGATGACAATGTCACCGACCCGGCGGGCAATTCCGGCGACCGCGTGGCGGGCGGGAATATTCCGGAGTAA
- a CDS encoding Gfo/Idh/MocA family protein, translating into MNKQKMAVIGLGHMGRHMIHRLLPQYTEKIELVAICDSDESSLHREAAEAGIYPRLYTDYRQLLDEVTLDLVYIAVPPSLHYDVARIAFEKGVHVFCEKPLANSLTEARSLVELAEKADVLHAVHFSLPLDPAVLKLRGLLEQQAIGRIQSMDLYLEFPQWPRAWQQNPWITSRQQGGYLLEVGIHWIQMIQQVFGPITHVKSEIEFPPDSNQSESRVQAVLRLHHDIEIRLSGTDQREGEERVSLVVHGEEGTLALENWCNLYRSGRDTELQPVPVDDVISPLPILKQIVQILNGESGLIYDFHDGYNAQVVLEALRKPSEGFVDVRPQLMGDQTEGFIVTT; encoded by the coding sequence ATGAACAAACAAAAAATGGCCGTCATTGGCTTAGGGCATATGGGCCGGCATATGATTCACCGCTTACTGCCTCAATATACGGAAAAGATCGAGTTGGTCGCCATTTGCGACAGTGATGAATCCAGTTTGCATCGTGAAGCTGCCGAAGCAGGGATTTATCCAAGGCTGTACACCGACTATCGCCAGCTGCTGGATGAGGTGACGCTTGACCTGGTGTATATCGCGGTTCCGCCGTCCCTGCATTATGACGTGGCCCGGATCGCATTTGAAAAAGGCGTCCACGTTTTCTGCGAGAAGCCGCTGGCCAATAGCTTGACCGAAGCCCGGAGTCTGGTGGAACTGGCCGAGAAGGCCGATGTGCTCCATGCGGTTCATTTCTCGCTTCCGCTCGACCCGGCTGTTCTGAAGCTGAGGGGATTGCTTGAGCAGCAGGCGATCGGCCGGATCCAAAGCATGGATCTGTACCTGGAGTTTCCGCAGTGGCCGAGGGCCTGGCAGCAGAATCCATGGATTACGTCAAGGCAGCAGGGCGGATACCTGCTGGAGGTCGGCATTCACTGGATCCAGATGATCCAGCAGGTGTTCGGGCCGATTACGCATGTGAAGAGCGAGATCGAGTTTCCGCCGGATTCGAATCAGTCCGAAAGCCGTGTCCAGGCCGTACTCAGATTACATCATGATATCGAGATTCGCCTGTCGGGAACCGACCAACGGGAAGGGGAGGAGCGTGTCTCCCTGGTGGTCCACGGTGAAGAAGGCACTTTGGCATTGGAGAACTGGTGCAACCTGTACCGAAGCGGCAGGGATACCGAACTGCAGCCAGTACCTGTAGACGACGTCATCAGCCCGCTGCCAATCCTGAAGCAAATCGTTCAGATTCTAAACGGAGAGTCCGGTCTCATCTATGATTTCCATGACGGGTATAACGCGCAGGTTGTTTTGGAAGCCCTGCGTAAGCCGAGCGAGGGGTTTGTGGATGTAAGACCTCAATTGATGGGGGACCAAACGGAAGGGTTTATTGTAACGACCTGA
- a CDS encoding carbohydrate ABC transporter permease — MERATSLASEIPVRKKPFRKRWDSPLAGYLFISPWLIGFLALTAYPMLLSLYYSFTNYTLMKPIEWVGLDNYERIITADDKFAQSLKLTFYYVLASVPLKLIAALMVALLLKKAVRGISVYRTAIYFPSLIGASIAVSLLWKNIFGVDGFFNQVLGFFGIPGTGWVTNPDTALWSLIGLSVWQFGSSMVIFLAGLKQIPNDLYEASAVDGAGKLKQFFKITLPMLSPTLFFNLIMGVINSFQMFTPAYVITGGGPMNSTYVYALYLYERAFSRYQLGYSSSLAWIMLILIVAAAVIINLTSKYWVFYESESQGGKGK; from the coding sequence ATGGAACGAGCAACATCTTTAGCATCCGAAATACCTGTTCGCAAAAAGCCATTTCGCAAGCGCTGGGACTCTCCCCTTGCAGGTTATCTGTTTATTTCCCCTTGGCTGATCGGATTTCTGGCGTTGACAGCCTATCCGATGCTGTTGTCCCTGTACTATTCCTTCACAAACTACACGCTAATGAAGCCGATCGAGTGGGTCGGCTTAGACAATTACGAGCGCATCATTACGGCGGACGACAAATTTGCCCAATCACTCAAGCTCACGTTTTATTATGTACTCGCCTCGGTGCCGCTGAAGCTAATTGCCGCGCTGATGGTTGCTCTCCTGCTAAAAAAGGCCGTGCGCGGGATATCCGTCTATCGAACGGCCATTTATTTCCCTTCCTTAATCGGGGCAAGCATCGCGGTTTCCCTGTTATGGAAAAATATTTTCGGCGTGGACGGCTTCTTCAACCAAGTGCTTGGATTCTTCGGAATTCCCGGAACGGGCTGGGTCACGAACCCGGATACCGCATTATGGTCTCTCATTGGCTTGTCGGTATGGCAATTCGGTTCATCGATGGTGATTTTCCTCGCGGGCCTGAAGCAGATTCCGAATGATCTGTATGAAGCCTCCGCGGTGGATGGCGCGGGCAAGCTAAAGCAATTTTTCAAAATCACGCTTCCGATGCTGTCACCCACGTTATTTTTCAATCTCATCATGGGGGTCATTAACTCCTTCCAGATGTTTACGCCTGCTTACGTTATCACCGGCGGCGGGCCGATGAACTCTACCTATGTCTATGCGTTATACCTGTATGAACGGGCATTCAGCCGCTATCAGCTGGGCTATTCCTCTTCCTTGGCCTGGATCATGCTGATCTTGATTGTGGCTGCGGCCGTGATCATTAACCTGACTTCGAAATACTGGGTATTCTACGAATCCGAGAGCCAAGGAGGGAAAGGAAAATGA
- a CDS encoding cache domain-containing sensor histidine kinase — translation MINPFKRYRIDSLFIICFAGLITIVLAITVWTSYVMTSRELAENTSYYQKRLLEELNNEITGRLTSIEQISLTTSRDNDLLTFLSGKEDEFNHYRRSKGIQEALAHLTYSIPQIQAIDLYMEQPEWGDRQSYIQFHGLTEAATKPWYPLLQNNDFSWSEEHDLTTYNGNVPVLSFSRKVYNNSRYLGILVVHVKADWIRGILEGYSKDSNRMLLDLNGRELLSVGKSMRDAGLQEQDLRFTDQSGVSRLHTQHGVESLVVYSKVADSNWMLVEITPWERITSGSVKLAGAIITIGIGALLLAFLLTLWLSRQLLKPIAQLVRAMKNYDVGGRQAELAGDYTNEFGILFAGFRRLNERIQALYASLAQRYEQQRKAEIEALQANINPHFLYNTLDQLNWMAIAEGQEKMSRILELMGRMFRIGLSHGESFITIEEELTHVACYLEIQQIRWEDGLEYEVHASQEIRNLFIPKMTLQPFVENSIIHGFNSRQTGRIQIKAEEEGSRIRMTIIDDGSGLAPQNKENHRRKGGYGIRNVRERFSAFFNDDYEILVKDGENGGVVVSIAFPRLEEAQR, via the coding sequence ATGATCAATCCCTTCAAAAGATACCGGATCGATTCCCTGTTTATTATTTGCTTTGCAGGGCTGATCACGATTGTGCTGGCGATCACCGTATGGACCAGTTATGTCATGACTTCGCGGGAATTGGCTGAAAACACGTCGTATTATCAAAAAAGACTGCTCGAGGAGCTGAACAACGAAATTACGGGCCGCCTGACGTCGATCGAGCAGATCTCGCTGACCACGTCCAGGGACAATGATTTACTTACGTTTCTGTCGGGAAAAGAAGATGAGTTCAACCACTACAGGAGGTCCAAGGGCATACAGGAAGCGCTGGCTCATCTAACCTATTCGATTCCGCAAATTCAGGCCATCGATTTATATATGGAACAGCCGGAGTGGGGGGATCGGCAGAGCTATATTCAGTTCCATGGATTAACGGAGGCTGCGACAAAGCCATGGTATCCTTTGCTGCAGAACAATGACTTTTCCTGGTCAGAGGAGCATGATTTAACGACCTATAATGGGAACGTGCCTGTGCTCAGCTTTTCCCGCAAGGTGTACAACAACTCCCGGTACTTGGGTATTCTTGTCGTGCATGTGAAAGCGGATTGGATCCGCGGGATTCTCGAAGGATACTCTAAAGATTCGAACCGGATGCTGCTGGATCTGAACGGCAGGGAGCTGCTGAGCGTCGGGAAATCAATGAGGGATGCCGGATTGCAGGAGCAGGATTTGCGGTTCACGGACCAATCCGGTGTGTCACGGCTGCATACGCAGCATGGCGTCGAGTCTCTGGTCGTCTATTCCAAAGTCGCCGACTCCAACTGGATGCTGGTGGAGATTACCCCTTGGGAGCGAATTACGTCAGGCAGCGTCAAGCTGGCTGGAGCCATTATTACCATCGGCATCGGAGCCCTATTGCTGGCTTTCTTGTTAACGCTCTGGTTAAGCAGACAATTGTTGAAGCCGATCGCCCAGTTAGTGAGAGCCATGAAGAATTACGATGTCGGTGGGAGGCAAGCTGAGCTGGCCGGTGATTATACGAATGAATTCGGCATTCTGTTTGCAGGGTTTCGCAGACTGAATGAGAGAATCCAGGCATTGTACGCATCCCTTGCGCAGCGTTACGAGCAGCAGCGGAAGGCGGAAATCGAAGCGCTCCAAGCCAATATTAATCCGCATTTTCTATATAACACCTTGGACCAGCTGAACTGGATGGCGATTGCGGAGGGACAGGAGAAGATGAGCCGCATTCTGGAGCTGATGGGCCGCATGTTCCGCATCGGATTATCGCATGGAGAAAGCTTTATTACGATTGAAGAAGAGCTGACTCACGTCGCATGCTATTTGGAAATCCAGCAGATCCGGTGGGAAGACGGTCTGGAATACGAGGTGCATGCCTCCCAGGAAATCCGCAACTTATTCATTCCCAAAATGACGCTCCAGCCTTTCGTCGAAAATTCAATCATTCATGGATTTAATTCAAGGCAAACTGGCCGAATTCAAATTAAGGCTGAGGAAGAGGGCAGCCGGATCCGAATGACGATTATCGACGACGGAAGTGGGCTTGCTCCTCAGAACAAAGAGAACCATCGCCGCAAAGGAGGTTACGGGATCCGGAATGTGAGAGAGCGGTTCTCGGCGTTCTTCAACGATGATTATGAGATCCTCGTTAAAGATGGAGAGAATGGAGGAGTGGTTGTATCGATCGCCTTTCCAAGGCTTGAGGAAGCACAGCGGTAA
- a CDS encoding carbohydrate ABC transporter permease, whose translation MTRRKWNPVIRHSVLIMFSLIMVYPVIWWIGASLKTNQELSSPSIFPSVPQWSNYINGWNSVPGFTFTDFYLNTFYLITAVIIVTVISCTLVAFGFARLDFPLRGFWFSLLMLTLMLPGQVLIIPQYAMFHQFGWVNTYLPFIVPHALAGGAGGTFFVFLLVQFIRGIPRELDESAKIDGCSWFGIYWRIVMPLMKPSIVTVIIFCFLWNWDDFLGHLLYINSVDKYTVGLALRMINDSQGGAEWGQLLAMSLVSILPATLLFIFAQKYFVEGVATTGLKG comes from the coding sequence ATGACCAGACGCAAATGGAACCCCGTGATCCGCCATTCGGTCCTCATTATGTTCAGCTTGATTATGGTTTATCCGGTCATTTGGTGGATTGGCGCTTCGCTGAAAACGAACCAGGAGCTCAGTTCCCCATCCATCTTCCCGTCCGTGCCGCAGTGGTCCAATTACATCAACGGATGGAATTCCGTTCCGGGGTTCACCTTTACCGACTTCTATTTGAATACGTTCTATTTAATTACTGCGGTGATCATTGTGACGGTGATTTCCTGTACGCTGGTTGCCTTCGGATTTGCAAGGCTGGACTTTCCGCTTCGAGGCTTCTGGTTTTCGCTGCTCATGCTTACGCTGATGCTGCCGGGCCAAGTGCTCATCATTCCGCAATATGCGATGTTCCACCAATTTGGTTGGGTCAACACCTACCTGCCGTTTATCGTGCCCCATGCATTAGCGGGAGGAGCGGGAGGAACCTTCTTCGTCTTCCTGCTCGTTCAATTCATACGCGGGATCCCGCGGGAGCTGGATGAATCGGCCAAGATCGACGGATGCAGCTGGTTCGGGATTTATTGGAGAATTGTGATGCCCTTGATGAAGCCTTCCATCGTGACGGTCATTATCTTCTGCTTCCTATGGAACTGGGATGATTTCCTTGGCCATCTCCTGTACATTAATTCCGTCGACAAATATACGGTTGGCTTGGCTTTACGGATGATTAACGATTCGCAAGGCGGCGCGGAATGGGGACAATTGCTGGCGATGTCTCTCGTATCCATTCTACCGGCTACATTGCTGTTTATCTTTGCCCAGAAATACTTTGTGGAGGGTGTAGCTACCACAGGACTAAAAGGGTAG